From Streptomyces chrestomyceticus JCM 4735, one genomic window encodes:
- a CDS encoding serine hydrolase domain-containing protein encodes MTNSVTIRREKLQQVLDRLVAEVDVPGIVAEVRDADGTWFGSAGVADIESRRPRQEGEHLHVGSAGKAFTAATVLQLEAEGRLSIEDTVEKWLPGALDVNGYDGNKITIRQLLSNTSGLFITGLAPELSERYATRATFAEHRFDSWTVDELLALTVSQPPIHEPGTAFAYSNGGFYLAGMIIEKVTGNTYAEEVARTIAEPLGLTHTYVRPADETGYPEPHPRAYSSLFLKDGVNPADVTAENWESMFEEPGLPLLDTTEYNSSWAWSAGNVISTTSEMIKVCDAFVSGSLLPAAQHRAMWSLVSTEGAHWMPHASYGLGVFELDPAVTGGHTLRGLGGSMQGSHFAVVGTPDGEQTIALHTNIEFKTWQVLFRTLEAQFGLPAVPGV; translated from the coding sequence ATGACGAACTCCGTGACCATCCGGCGCGAGAAGCTCCAGCAGGTGCTCGACCGGCTGGTGGCCGAGGTGGACGTGCCCGGCATCGTCGCCGAGGTGCGGGACGCGGACGGCACCTGGTTCGGGTCGGCCGGAGTCGCGGACATCGAGTCCCGCCGCCCGCGCCAGGAAGGCGAGCACCTGCACGTCGGCAGCGCAGGCAAGGCGTTCACGGCCGCCACGGTGCTCCAACTGGAGGCCGAGGGCCGGCTGAGCATCGAGGACACGGTCGAGAAGTGGCTGCCCGGCGCGCTGGACGTGAACGGCTACGACGGCAACAAGATCACCATCAGGCAACTGCTCAGCAACACCAGTGGTCTGTTCATCACCGGACTCGCGCCCGAGCTGTCGGAGCGCTACGCGACCCGCGCCACGTTCGCCGAGCACCGCTTCGACTCCTGGACCGTGGACGAACTGCTGGCGCTGACCGTGTCCCAACCGCCCATCCACGAACCGGGCACGGCCTTCGCCTACTCCAACGGCGGCTTCTACCTCGCCGGCATGATCATCGAGAAGGTCACCGGCAACACCTACGCGGAGGAGGTCGCCCGCACCATCGCCGAGCCCCTCGGCCTGACCCACACCTATGTGCGCCCCGCCGACGAGACCGGCTACCCGGAGCCGCACCCGAGGGCGTATTCGAGCCTGTTCCTGAAGGACGGCGTCAACCCCGCCGACGTCACCGCCGAGAACTGGGAGTCGATGTTCGAGGAGCCCGGCCTGCCGCTCCTGGACACCACCGAGTACAACAGCTCCTGGGCCTGGTCGGCCGGCAACGTCATCTCCACCACCAGCGAGATGATCAAGGTGTGCGACGCCTTCGTCTCCGGCAGCCTGCTGCCGGCGGCCCAGCACCGCGCGATGTGGTCCCTGGTCTCCACCGAGGGTGCCCACTGGATGCCGCACGCCTCGTACGGCCTGGGCGTCTTCGAACTGGACCCGGCGGTGACCGGCGGCCACACGCTCCGCGGCCTGGGCGGCAGCATGCAGGGCTCGCACTTCGCCGTCGTCGGCACCCCCGACGGCGAACAGACGATCGCCCTGCACACCAACATCGAGTTCAAGACCTGGCAGGTCCTCTTCCGGACCCTGGAGGCGCAGTTCGGTCTCCCGGCCGTCCCGGGGGTGTGA
- a CDS encoding SpoIIE family protein phosphatase translates to MSTYEHVGTPSGDGAPPGPGPAAGARPGRISAVGRLAATVERLRSEVQAAHAAADGRALIELAKGIMIERLHCGPAQATRQLAELAEQAAVSQLELAVDIINQAARDRVTDLADAFLRRTRAGHDGTDPDVAVRLRTAESAALAADDTQAVADSLLQHALAPLGATAVAIWAAGSDTSLTLAGHAGFPADEAVRWRYVPPGVVTVARQALTERDTVRFVSLAETGIPSIGRTHHPYGGRVALPAGTGGRIHGVLEICWQQPLPPQPPVIMRQIEALAQLCAHTLEGTPETRGHGPSAARHSPAVAELVDLADGLHDPALVLTPHLAADGHLSDFRIHHVNGRFMDPAGRPRSFVNGALLLEAYPMAADESELFDKVQRVYATGEPFRAQRMTLTALVDQVPLAAVADLSVSRHGDSVLLIWRIEDETARLASLLQHAQRLGRIGGFEENLLTGEITWNGQLFALYGRPATDAPVSLHELAAHAHPDDSVAIGRFQRAVLHHRRPASAAFRLRRPDGVTRHIRVIAEPVLDADGGLLSVRGAYQDISSQHWTEVALAATRDQLAHTEQQSAERNRLALQLQQAIMPPSRGPMDAPGLQIAVRYRPAETESLVGGDWYDAVVLPSQRVLLCVGDIAGHGIEAATGMVVLRNALRGLAVTGAGPGQLLSWLNIVAHHLTDQVSATAVCGVYDPGTRTLRWARAGHLPPVLVRGHEASRLPLVRGLLLGALPEAMYEEAVLQLKADDTLLMYTDGLVERRDTAIHESLAQLLATAQAPAASLEHRLDRLLTHSKSDTDDDTCLIGVQVV, encoded by the coding sequence ATGAGCACTTATGAGCACGTCGGCACCCCGTCCGGGGACGGCGCCCCGCCGGGGCCCGGGCCCGCGGCAGGCGCCCGGCCCGGTCGGATATCCGCTGTCGGCCGCCTGGCCGCCACGGTCGAGCGGCTGCGCAGCGAGGTCCAGGCGGCGCATGCGGCAGCCGACGGGCGGGCGCTGATCGAACTCGCCAAGGGCATCATGATCGAGCGGCTGCACTGCGGGCCGGCCCAGGCGACCCGGCAGCTCGCCGAGCTCGCGGAGCAGGCCGCGGTCTCCCAGCTCGAGCTGGCCGTGGACATCATCAACCAGGCGGCCCGCGACCGCGTGACGGACCTCGCCGACGCCTTCCTGCGGCGCACCCGGGCCGGGCACGACGGGACGGACCCGGACGTCGCGGTGCGGCTGCGTACCGCCGAGAGCGCCGCGCTGGCGGCCGACGACACCCAGGCCGTCGCCGACTCCCTGCTGCAGCACGCGCTGGCTCCGCTGGGCGCGACGGCCGTCGCCATCTGGGCCGCGGGCTCGGACACGTCCCTCACCCTGGCCGGGCACGCGGGGTTCCCCGCCGACGAGGCGGTGCGCTGGCGCTACGTACCCCCCGGCGTGGTCACCGTCGCCCGCCAGGCGCTGACCGAACGGGACACCGTCCGGTTCGTCTCCCTGGCCGAGACGGGCATCCCGTCGATCGGCCGTACGCACCATCCGTACGGCGGCCGGGTGGCGTTGCCGGCCGGTACCGGAGGCCGCATCCACGGTGTCCTGGAGATCTGCTGGCAGCAGCCGCTCCCCCCGCAGCCGCCGGTGATCATGCGTCAGATCGAGGCGCTGGCGCAGTTGTGCGCGCACACCCTCGAAGGCACCCCGGAGACGAGGGGGCACGGCCCGTCCGCCGCCCGGCACTCCCCCGCCGTGGCCGAGCTGGTGGACCTGGCGGACGGGCTGCACGACCCGGCGCTCGTGCTCACCCCCCACCTCGCGGCCGACGGTCACCTGAGCGACTTCCGCATCCACCACGTCAACGGGCGCTTCATGGACCCGGCGGGCCGCCCCCGCAGCTTCGTCAACGGCGCGCTGCTGTTGGAGGCGTACCCGATGGCCGCCGACGAGAGCGAACTTTTCGACAAGGTCCAGCGCGTCTACGCCACGGGAGAGCCCTTCCGCGCCCAGCGGATGACCCTGACCGCGCTGGTGGACCAGGTGCCGCTGGCCGCCGTCGCCGACCTCAGCGTCAGCCGGCACGGGGACAGTGTGCTGCTCATCTGGCGCATCGAGGACGAGACCGCCCGGCTGGCCAGCCTCCTCCAGCACGCCCAGCGCCTCGGCCGGATCGGCGGCTTCGAGGAGAACCTGCTGACCGGCGAGATCACCTGGAACGGGCAGCTCTTCGCCCTGTACGGCCGGCCGGCCACCGACGCCCCCGTGTCCCTGCACGAGCTGGCCGCCCACGCGCACCCGGACGACAGCGTCGCCATCGGCCGCTTCCAGCGCGCCGTTCTGCATCACCGGCGCCCGGCCTCGGCCGCCTTCCGCCTCCGGCGTCCCGACGGCGTCACCCGGCACATCCGGGTGATCGCCGAGCCGGTCCTCGACGCCGACGGCGGGCTGCTCTCCGTACGCGGCGCCTACCAGGACATCTCCTCCCAGCACTGGACCGAGGTGGCGCTCGCCGCCACCCGCGACCAGCTCGCGCACACCGAGCAGCAGTCGGCCGAGCGCAACCGCCTCGCGCTCCAGCTCCAGCAGGCCATCATGCCGCCGAGCCGCGGCCCCATGGACGCCCCGGGCCTGCAGATCGCGGTACGTTACCGGCCCGCGGAGACGGAGTCGCTGGTGGGCGGCGACTGGTACGACGCCGTCGTGCTGCCCTCGCAGCGCGTCCTGCTGTGCGTCGGTGACATCGCGGGGCACGGCATCGAGGCGGCCACCGGCATGGTGGTGCTGCGCAACGCGCTGCGCGGCCTCGCCGTCACCGGGGCCGGCCCGGGCCAGTTGCTGTCCTGGCTGAACATCGTGGCCCACCACCTCACCGACCAGGTGTCCGCCACGGCCGTCTGCGGCGTGTACGACCCCGGGACCCGCACCCTGCGCTGGGCGCGGGCCGGGCACCTGCCGCCCGTGCTGGTCCGCGGTCACGAGGCGAGCAGGCTGCCGCTGGTCCGCGGGCTGCTCCTGGGAGCGCTCCCGGAAGCCATGTACGAGGAGGCGGTGCTCCAGCTCAAGGCGGACGACACCCTCCTGATGTACACCGACGGCCTGGTCGAGCGGCGGGACACCGCCATCCACGAGTCGCTGGCCCAGTTGCTCGCCACCGCGCAGGCTCCGGCGGCCTCTCTGGAGCACCGGCTCGACCGCCTGCTGACCCACAGCAAGTCCGACACCGACGACGACACCTGCCTCATCGGCGTCCAAGTGGTGTGA
- a CDS encoding DUF6232 family protein, whose amino-acid sequence MINVQVSRRILWVGAAAYPLHNIACVTTTELKPRLWLILKRVGPWGFAVCAVFMGMVLYSTGGSVALVTLVGPPVLAGVAVLVISLLVRLTMAVTRSTLHRLNIETAGAPYAVLTSPDKNLVAQISHSIMDAIDNPQAEFQFQVENFHVGDSIKQFGNQNTGKVTR is encoded by the coding sequence GTGATCAATGTCCAGGTCAGCCGACGGATCTTGTGGGTCGGTGCCGCGGCCTACCCGCTGCACAACATCGCCTGCGTGACCACCACCGAGCTGAAGCCCAGACTCTGGCTTATCCTCAAGCGCGTCGGGCCCTGGGGATTCGCGGTGTGCGCCGTGTTCATGGGAATGGTGCTGTACAGCACCGGCGGGAGCGTCGCCCTCGTCACGCTCGTCGGACCGCCCGTGCTCGCCGGAGTGGCCGTGCTGGTCATCTCCCTTCTCGTACGGCTGACCATGGCAGTGACCCGGAGCACGCTGCACCGGCTCAACATCGAGACGGCGGGCGCGCCGTACGCCGTACTGACGAGTCCCGACAAGAATCTGGTGGCGCAGATATCACACTCCATCATGGACGCGATCGACAATCCGCAGGCGGAGTTCCAATTCCAGGTGGAGAACTTCCACGTCGGCGACAGCATCAAGCAGTTCGGCAACCAGAACACGGGCAAGGTGACCCGATGA
- a CDS encoding BTAD domain-containing putative transcriptional regulator, giving the protein MRIAVLGPVRVFDGDGTPVGIGGARPRMLLSRLALAAGDLVTPAALIDGLWGTRPPADALNSLHALVYRLRKALPDGELLESSGAGYRLAVPEEHVDAARFEALAARGGRELAAGEPEEAASLLGEALALWRGPALADVREAPFAGPAGDRLEELRNTAFENRCEAELRLGRHAEILADLEAAWADHPLRERLAALRMRALHAAGRQSDALAVFEDVRGRLADELGVDPSPELRETHLAVLRGGAEPPAVRSGPAPGRLPARLTSFVGRDRETALLDGLLETSRLVTVVGPGGVGKTRLAVEAASRHRAHRQGRLWLVPLAGARGADEVADAVLGTLSTPNAPRPSGDSRTEPLDQVAELLGGGEAVLVLDNCEQAVDAVAAFAQGILERRPRLTVLATSREPLNVMGESLCRLGPLPLPPRGADPDEAAASAAVRLFLDRATAVRPDFTPDTSALDAVTEVVRRLDGLPLALELAAARLRSMSAEQVARRLDDRFRLLSTGNRAAQPRQRTLHAVIEWSWELLTGQEQALARRMAVFPAPTGAEAVEAVCAGGPLTAGDVPYVLGSLVDKSLVERAGDGYRMLETVRAYAAERLVRAGEREAVRDRLVRHFADVAGEHEPLLRSARQQDSFALFTAEYDNLVFALRTAVDAGDADAAARLLGPLYWYWNTLRHDARAEALVAGVCELGDALPEDARTAFTAIRLLTGTGGPTPDAERVRALIEECARTGALERYPMLLLVILPAGFLYGLDEPVGKLIREVRGRRDRWAIGCTYLVEAFTRHDRGDWAGRASATAAALREFEAAGDPWCTAMALAGTAQVHSVRGDHDQAVAAYRRGLALVPQDEIQYRLGLAAERMRGGDLTGARHDIDTAEQAARDRGDDLLRIGALACRADLHRRTGELPEADRLLNRMVAVGRAACLAEEAVADWAVPARMANLLAACDAVRARELLPRAVQAAFAHRDVAPAAQQLAKLLLVEGDAAGAATALGTSRAIRGAFDEGDPELRELTAELVRRLGRAAYDTAYGLGAATPRQEALDRLRAVADSG; this is encoded by the coding sequence ATGCGGATAGCGGTGCTCGGGCCGGTACGGGTCTTCGACGGCGACGGGACACCGGTCGGCATCGGGGGCGCCAGACCACGCATGCTGCTCAGCCGACTGGCCCTGGCGGCGGGCGACCTGGTGACACCCGCCGCGCTCATCGACGGCCTGTGGGGCACGCGGCCTCCCGCCGACGCGCTCAACTCGCTGCACGCGCTGGTCTACCGGCTGCGCAAAGCCCTCCCCGACGGCGAGCTGCTGGAATCGTCGGGAGCCGGCTACCGCCTCGCGGTACCGGAAGAGCACGTGGACGCCGCCCGCTTCGAAGCGCTGGCGGCCCGCGGCGGACGCGAACTCGCCGCGGGCGAACCCGAGGAGGCGGCCTCGCTGCTCGGCGAAGCGCTTGCGCTGTGGCGGGGGCCCGCGCTGGCCGACGTACGGGAGGCTCCGTTCGCCGGTCCGGCCGGGGACCGGCTGGAGGAACTGCGGAACACGGCGTTCGAGAACCGCTGCGAGGCCGAGCTGCGGCTCGGCCGCCACGCCGAGATCCTGGCCGACCTGGAGGCGGCTTGGGCGGACCATCCGCTACGGGAACGGCTCGCCGCGCTGCGCATGCGCGCCCTGCACGCCGCAGGCCGGCAGTCCGACGCGCTGGCCGTGTTCGAGGACGTCCGCGGCAGGCTCGCCGACGAGCTGGGCGTCGACCCCTCGCCCGAACTGCGGGAAACCCACCTCGCCGTACTGCGCGGCGGCGCGGAGCCGCCCGCCGTACGCTCCGGTCCTGCCCCTGGTCGGCTGCCGGCCCGGCTCACCTCGTTCGTCGGCCGGGACCGTGAGACGGCGCTGCTCGACGGGCTGTTGGAGACGTCCCGGCTGGTCACGGTCGTCGGACCCGGCGGTGTGGGCAAGACCCGGCTGGCCGTGGAGGCGGCATCCCGGCACCGGGCCCACCGGCAGGGCCGGCTGTGGCTCGTCCCGCTGGCCGGAGCGCGCGGGGCCGACGAGGTGGCCGACGCGGTGCTGGGGACGCTCAGCACCCCGAACGCGCCACGGCCGTCCGGTGACAGCCGTACGGAACCGCTCGACCAGGTGGCCGAACTGCTTGGCGGCGGCGAGGCCGTACTCGTCCTGGACAACTGCGAGCAGGCCGTCGACGCCGTCGCCGCGTTCGCGCAGGGCATCCTCGAACGGCGCCCGCGCCTGACCGTCCTGGCCACCAGCAGGGAACCCCTAAACGTCATGGGCGAATCGCTCTGCCGCCTCGGCCCGCTGCCCCTGCCGCCCCGAGGCGCGGATCCGGACGAGGCCGCCGCGTCGGCCGCCGTACGGCTCTTCCTTGACCGGGCCACGGCCGTACGTCCCGACTTCACCCCCGACACGTCCGCCCTGGACGCGGTGACCGAGGTGGTCCGCAGGCTGGACGGCCTGCCACTCGCCCTCGAACTGGCCGCGGCCCGGCTGCGGTCGATGAGTGCGGAACAGGTCGCCCGGCGGCTGGACGACCGGTTCCGGCTGCTGTCCACGGGCAACCGGGCGGCCCAGCCGCGCCAGCGCACCCTGCACGCGGTGATCGAGTGGAGCTGGGAGCTGCTGACCGGGCAGGAACAGGCGCTGGCCCGGCGGATGGCGGTCTTCCCGGCGCCGACCGGGGCCGAGGCCGTCGAGGCGGTCTGTGCGGGCGGGCCGCTGACGGCCGGGGACGTCCCCTACGTCCTCGGCTCGCTGGTCGACAAGTCCCTGGTGGAACGGGCCGGGGACGGCTACCGGATGCTGGAGACCGTACGGGCGTACGCGGCGGAGCGGCTCGTCCGGGCGGGCGAGCGGGAAGCGGTCCGGGACCGCCTCGTACGGCACTTCGCCGACGTGGCCGGGGAACACGAGCCGCTGCTGCGCTCCGCCCGACAGCAGGACTCCTTCGCGCTGTTCACCGCCGAGTACGACAACCTGGTGTTCGCGCTGCGGACAGCCGTCGACGCGGGGGACGCGGACGCCGCGGCCCGGCTCCTCGGCCCGCTGTACTGGTACTGGAACACGCTGCGCCACGACGCACGGGCCGAAGCCCTCGTGGCCGGGGTGTGCGAACTGGGCGACGCGCTGCCCGAGGACGCCCGTACCGCCTTCACCGCGATCCGCCTCCTGACCGGCACGGGCGGCCCGACCCCCGACGCCGAGCGGGTGCGTGCGCTGATCGAGGAGTGCGCGCGCACCGGCGCGCTGGAGCGCTACCCGATGCTGCTCCTGGTGATCCTGCCGGCGGGCTTTCTGTACGGCCTAGACGAACCGGTGGGAAAGCTGATCCGGGAGGTGCGCGGACGCCGGGACCGGTGGGCCATCGGGTGCACGTACCTCGTGGAAGCCTTCACCCGGCACGACCGCGGCGACTGGGCGGGCCGGGCGAGCGCCACGGCCGCCGCCCTGCGCGAGTTCGAGGCGGCGGGCGACCCTTGGTGTACGGCGATGGCGCTGGCCGGCACGGCGCAGGTGCACTCCGTCCGCGGCGACCACGACCAGGCGGTCGCCGCCTACCGGCGCGGACTCGCCCTCGTACCCCAGGACGAGATCCAGTACCGGCTCGGGCTCGCCGCCGAACGGATGCGCGGCGGCGACCTGACGGGCGCGCGGCACGACATCGACACCGCCGAACAGGCGGCCCGCGACCGCGGCGACGACCTCCTGCGCATCGGGGCCCTGGCCTGCCGGGCCGACCTGCACCGCCGCACCGGGGAACTGCCCGAGGCCGACCGGCTGCTGAACCGGATGGTGGCGGTCGGCCGTGCGGCCTGCCTGGCCGAGGAGGCGGTGGCGGACTGGGCCGTGCCGGCCCGGATGGCGAACCTCCTGGCGGCCTGCGACGCCGTACGGGCACGGGAACTGCTGCCCAGGGCCGTACAAGCCGCCTTCGCGCACCGGGACGTCGCACCGGCGGCGCAGCAACTGGCCAAGCTGCTGCTGGTGGAAGGGGACGCGGCGGGCGCGGCCACCGCGCTCGGCACGAGCCGGGCCATCCGCGGCGCCTTCGACGAGGGCGACCCCGAGCTGCGCGAACTCACCGCCGAACTCGTGCGGCGCCTCGGCCGCGCGGCGTACGACACGGCGTACGGCCTGGGCGCCGCCACACCGCGGCAGGAGGCGCTGGACCGGCTGCGGGCGGTGGCCGACAGCGGCTGA